From Chryseobacterium gallinarum, one genomic window encodes:
- a CDS encoding tetratricopeptide repeat protein, which translates to MFPPSNKLNRVFKLYTIFLLPWLCCAILSTGLVYGQEGAFSPKRFDSILLKKTESLRIQGDYESLVRLNKDYLNVAEEKKYKEGIILCYINISNISATIGNYKRGLSYLSLAEKELRTINNPVLKARFYQEHGQLNGVIGLYKSALDLNAKGMYYLKKTSDKEKRTFYLYRLYANRADFLYKANKADSAYIYLQKGKRVDSHGVLLNALLAKHHLQYTKRKDSALIYLQRASEKAVNTGKVNILSGFVFLIYGDYYFELKDYHTALEYYYKALDNYNKTNRLYGIPGVYESIGKTYRMLNEPQKEQEAMMKYTEEKTALENIQNEAINISIDHMLTDKDEESSGLEKKLYLYGSIITLLSAAIFILLYRRNRALRRRKNIFKSEALSLKSKINDSFDELVSLAKKNDSTFLTRFQEIYPDFCPKLLDINPKLGASELAFCAMIKLNFTSKEIAEYTFIQHKSVQQKKHRLRKKLNVPSDQELFIFFDTL; encoded by the coding sequence ATGTTCCCTCCCTCAAATAAATTAAACAGAGTATTCAAATTATATACTATTTTTCTATTACCATGGCTATGCTGTGCCATCTTAAGCACAGGACTGGTCTATGGACAGGAAGGGGCTTTCTCTCCAAAACGTTTTGACAGCATATTGCTTAAAAAAACGGAATCATTACGTATTCAGGGAGATTACGAAAGCCTTGTCCGTCTTAATAAAGATTATTTAAATGTAGCTGAAGAAAAAAAATACAAAGAAGGTATCATTCTTTGTTATATTAATATTTCCAATATATCTGCCACCATCGGAAATTACAAACGGGGCCTGTCCTATCTCTCATTAGCTGAAAAAGAGCTTAGAACAATCAATAATCCTGTTTTGAAAGCAAGATTTTATCAGGAACATGGACAATTGAACGGAGTGATAGGGCTCTATAAAAGCGCCCTGGATCTGAATGCCAAAGGAATGTATTATCTGAAGAAAACTTCTGATAAAGAAAAAAGAACGTTTTATTTATACAGGTTGTATGCGAACCGGGCAGACTTTTTATATAAAGCCAATAAAGCCGATTCAGCCTATATTTACCTCCAGAAAGGAAAAAGGGTTGATAGCCATGGTGTTCTTCTGAATGCGTTGCTGGCTAAACACCATCTGCAGTATACCAAAAGGAAAGACTCTGCCCTGATTTATCTTCAAAGGGCATCTGAAAAGGCTGTAAATACCGGTAAAGTAAATATTCTGAGCGGGTTTGTATTTTTAATTTACGGAGATTATTATTTTGAATTAAAAGATTACCACACTGCTTTGGAATATTATTACAAGGCTTTGGATAATTATAATAAGACCAATAGGTTATATGGGATACCGGGAGTTTATGAATCTATAGGTAAAACATACAGAATGCTGAATGAACCTCAGAAGGAACAGGAAGCAATGATGAAGTATACAGAAGAAAAGACGGCATTGGAGAATATTCAGAATGAAGCGATCAATATTTCCATAGACCATATGCTGACCGATAAAGATGAGGAATCAAGCGGCCTTGAGAAGAAATTGTACCTGTATGGAAGTATTATTACCCTCTTATCAGCAGCCATATTTATTTTATTGTACAGACGTAACAGGGCTCTTAGAAGGAGAAAAAACATATTCAAAAGTGAAGCACTTTCGCTGAAGAGTAAAATTAACGATTCTTTTGACGAGCTGGTTAGTTTAGCCAAAAAGAATGATTCAACATTTTTAACGAGATTCCAGGAAATTTATCCGGACTTTTGTCCAAAGCTGTTGGATATCAATCCAAAACTGGGGGCTTCTGAACTGGCGTTTTGCGCAATGATTAAACTTAATTTCACCTCAAAAGAAATTGCGGAATACACTTTTATACAGCATAAATCGGTTCAGCAAAAAAAGCACCGCCTGCGAAAGAAACTTAATGTTCCAAGTGACCAGGAACTCTTTATCTTCTTCGATACTTTATAA
- a CDS encoding DoxX family protein: MILKIINSALILVAVFMGFKQGMAMVSGKPEMTAMFGKWGFDKTGLMINGIITIAASLMILFPKTFVWGNFLMAAGILLIICFHLADKDFKGVLIELPFLLLNGIIIYLQHPLKH; encoded by the coding sequence ATGATTCTGAAAATTATTAATTCCGCACTTATTTTAGTTGCAGTTTTTATGGGATTCAAACAGGGAATGGCAATGGTTTCGGGAAAACCTGAAATGACAGCCATGTTTGGAAAATGGGGATTTGACAAAACAGGACTTATGATCAATGGGATTATTACTATTGCAGCTTCCCTTATGATATTATTTCCCAAAACATTTGTATGGGGAAATTTCCTGATGGCAGCAGGGATTTTACTGATCATTTGTTTTCATCTTGCAGACAAAGACTTCAAAGGAGTACTCATTGAATTACCGTTCCTTCTGTTAAACGGTATCATTATTTACCTGCAACACCCCCTTAAACATTAA
- a CDS encoding response regulator transcription factor yields the protein MNERILIADDHYVVRAGTALVLESAFPKLEIDFAENYEQAKKALESQHYHLLILDIDMPGTRYKKMISELKSIQKDLKILIFSGYDKDVAIQYIREGAEGYLNKQSREEDIKNAVKTIIEKGYFYPAELIGLIIQNKRNNPVEKLSSREYEIFKLLADGYGNLEIANKLSIQMSTVSTYKKRIFQKLDVGNIAELIKVYEMMH from the coding sequence ATGAATGAAAGAATTTTAATCGCTGATGATCACTATGTTGTACGAGCAGGCACCGCCCTTGTTCTGGAATCAGCTTTTCCAAAACTGGAAATAGATTTTGCAGAAAATTATGAACAGGCGAAAAAGGCTTTGGAATCCCAACATTACCATCTTCTTATTCTGGATATTGATATGCCCGGGACCCGATATAAAAAAATGATCTCTGAGCTTAAAAGCATCCAGAAAGATTTAAAAATCCTTATATTCTCCGGATATGATAAGGACGTAGCCATCCAATACATCAGAGAGGGAGCAGAAGGTTATCTCAATAAACAAAGCCGTGAGGAAGACATTAAAAATGCAGTAAAGACTATTATTGAAAAAGGATATTTTTATCCGGCAGAACTCATCGGGTTGATCATTCAGAATAAAAGAAACAATCCTGTGGAAAAACTGTCTTCACGGGAATACGAAATTTTTAAACTTCTCGCAGACGGATACGGAAATCTCGAAATTGCCAACAAGCTCAGCATACAAATGTCCACTGTAAGCACCTACAAAAAAAGAATTTTTCAGAAACTGGATGTAGGAAACATTGCAGAGCTCATTAAAGTCTATGAAATGATGCACTGA